The genomic segment TCGACGACCACCTGCATGAAGCCTTGGGTCTCACCCTTTTCCACAGCCCGGCCGACCCTGGTCATCGGCCGCTTGCCCACCAATGCCCGCCGTCCGGACTTGCGTACCTGGTCGACGGTCATACCGGCCCGGCCGAGCGGCGGGTCGATGTAGAGCGCGTACGTCGGCACCCGGTCGCTGACCCGCCGCGGGTCGTTGTCGAGCAGGTTGGCCGCCACGATCTCGTAGTCGTTGTAGGAGGTGTGGGTGAAGGCGCCCTTGCCATTACAGTCCCCCATCGCCCAGATGTGCTCGGCGGTGGTGCGCAGTTGGTCGTCGACGACGATGTAGCCGCGGCTGTCCACCTCGACCCCGGCCCGGTCCAGGCCGAGGTCGTCGGTGTTGGGTTGGCGACCCACCGCGACCAGCAGGTGTGAGCCCACGATGGGCTGCGCCCCCGCAGCGGGAACCACGTCGAAGCCGTTGTCGCGCTTGCTGAATCGAAGGTCCGATGCCCCGGTGACGACGGTGATGCCTTCGTCGGTGAGAATCTCCTCGATGGCCGCGGAGACGTCGGAGTCTTCACGTGGCGTAAGCCGAGGTCCTCGCTCGAGCACGGTGACGCGCGCGCCGAACCGGCGATACATCTGGGCGAACTCGAGGCCGATGTAGCTGCCGCCGACGATCACCAGATGTTCGGGCAGGGTGTCGAGTTCGAGGATGCCGACATTGGTCAGGTAGTCGATGTCGGCCAGCCCCGGCAGGTCGGGCGCCACCGCCCGGCCACCGACGTTGAGGAAGATCCGGTAGGCGGTCAGGACGTCGTCGCCGACGCGGATGGTGTGCGGGTCGGAGAACCGGGCGTGGCCGCGGATCAGCGTGCATCCCGGCATACCCTCGATCCACGACTCCACGCCGCTGCGATCGCCGAGCACGATTCCGTCCTTGCGCGCCTTGACCTTTGCCATGTCGACCGAGATGTCACCGGTGAACACCCCATAGTCGGCGCCGCGGCGCGCGGCGTGGGCGGTGTGCGCGCTGGCCACCAGAGTCTTGGTGGGAATGCAACCGGAGTTGACGCACGTTCCGCCGACGAGTTTGCGTTCGATCACCGCGACGGTCTGGCCCGCGTCGGTCAGCCTTCCCGCCAACGGCGGACCGGCCTGGCCCGCACCGACGATGATCGCATCGAAATGGGTCACGCCAGGCTCACGCCGGCGAGGTAGACGATGAGGAACCCGCCGATGATCGCCACCGCATCCTCGAGAAGAGCGGCCGGACGGTCCTTGCCGAACTTCGCGGCGAGCGCGCCACGCGCGGCAGCACCGCCCATGGTGCCGAGAACCGCGCCGATCATGCCGGCGCCGATGCCGCTGAAGATGTGACCGAACGGGGTGCCGATCACCGCACCGGCAAGCGCGCCAATCACGATGCGCGCACCGAACTGCGAGGGCACCCTGCGACTGGGCGTCTTGGGCAGCTGATCGGTGACGAGTTCGCCGAGCGCGAGAAGGCTCAACACGATCACCGCGATGATGTTGCCGAGCCACGACGACCACTGGCCGTGCGGGGCATCAGCGAGGTTGATCCAGCCGAGCATCGCGCCCCAGGCCAGAACTGCGAGCGGCGTCATCGCGCGCAAACCTGCCACGATGCCGATGAGTAGTGCGAACAACAGTGCGAGAAGCACGTAATTCATGGCAGCCCTTCGACCGGAGGTGTCGTAAAGGACGCTAACACCGCCGACTGTCCGCCGCGGAACGAATCAGAAGCGGCAGAACCTGATGTCGGAGGCCAGAATCGCCTTGGCCCCGATCGCCGCGAGCTCGTCCATGATCGTGTTGACGTCGCGACGCGGCACCAGGGCGCGCACTGCCACCCAGTCCGGGTCGGCCAGCGGCGCGATCGTCGGCGACTCCAGGCCGGGCGTGATCTCGGTGGCTCGTTCGAGCACCGAACGCGGACAGTCGTAGTCGAGCATCAGGTACTGCTGGCCGAACACCACGCCCTGGACGCGGGCGGCCAGTTGGTCACGCGCGGCCCGGTTCGCGTCGTCGCCGTTGCCCGCCCGCTCGATCAGGACCGCTTCCGAATCACACAGCGACTCACCGAAAGCGACCAGATCGTGTAGCCGCAGCGTCCGTCCGGAACCCACCACGTCGGCGATCGCATCCGCCACACCCAGCTGGATCGAGATCTCGACAGCACCGTCCAGCCGGATGACCGTCGCTTCAATCCCCCTGCCCGCCAGATCTTTTCGGACCAGATTCGGGTAGGCGGTGGCGATGCGCTTGCCCGCCAGGTCCGCGACCGTCCACTGCCGCCCCGCCGGGGCTGCGTAGCGGAAGGTGGACGAACCGAAGCCCAGGGCCAGCCGTTCGGTCACCGGGGCGTCGGATTCGGCGGCCAGATCCCGGCCGGTGATCCCGAAGTCGAGCTGCCCGGACCCCACGTAGATCGCGATGTCCTTGGGCCGCAGGAAGAAGAACTCGACGCCGTTGACCGGGTCGATGACGGTGAGATCCTTCGGATCGGTGCGCCGGCGGTAGCCGGCCTCCGACAGGATCTCGGCAGCCGATTCGGACAGCGCTCCCTTGTTCGGGACGGCAACGCGCAACATGGCAGCCACGGTCAGAGCTTCCGGTAGATGTCGTCGAGGGTCAGTCCGCGGGCCACCATCAGCACCTGCGCCCAATACAGAAGCTGGCTGATCTCCTCGGCCAGCGCCTCGTCGGATTCGTGTTCGGCGGCCAGCCAGACTTCGCCGGCCTCTTCGAGGATCTTCTTGCCGAGGGCGTGCACACCGCCGTCGAGGGCGGCGACGGTGGCGCTGCCCGCGGGCCGGGTCCGGGCTCGCTCCCCCAGTTCGGCGAACAGTTCCTCGAAGGTCTTCACGGCCTGCGATTGTTCCATGCGGGCCGATGCGCCGTCACGGCGGTTTCCGGTGCGGTACTACTCTGACGTCTCGTGCGAGGATCCCGGCCACTGTTCGTCCTGGGCGCCGCGGTGGTGGCCCTGGCCGGCTGTTCCAACCCGATCGTCACCACCAAGGAGACCAGCGAGCAAACCGCTCCACCGGTCGCTGCCACAACGTCGGCTCGCCCCAGCAATGACAAGCTGGTCAATGCGTTCGATTTCTACACCAGGACCGACGACGTCCGCTCGGGCTACTACTTCGCCAGCCCGAGCGGCAGCTGGCGTTGCGTGATCGTCCCCCGCACCTGGGCCGGTTGCCAGTCGAGTTCGGGAACCGGGCGGATCGGCGTCACGGGTGCGCCGGACACGGTGACCGACGCCGATGGGCAAACCGCCGCCCCCAACTCGATCGTGGTGGGCACCCAAGAAGATCCGCAGTTCGCTTCGCTGCCGGCCGAGCAATTCAAGCAGCCGTCGGGAACACCGAAGACGTTGCCGTTCAACAAGATTCTCGCGGCTGCGGGATTCCGCTGCAACATTTCGCAGCAGACGGGCATCTCGTGCATGAGCGAACAGACCGGCAAGGGCTTCACCTTCTCCAACACCGGGGCCAGCTGGCAGTACACCGACGTCCCCTAGGCCAACAGCGCGGCCAGCTCCGACCGGGGTACCGACACCGAGCGCGGGCCCACATGCAGGAAATCCTGATCGATGAAGATCACCATCGCGTCGTCGGTGAGCGCGAAGTTGCGGTAGCCGTGCACACCGAAGTCGTCCGGCGCCGGCAGATTCGGCGCCGCGGCGTGCACGTCGGCCGGCGTCGTGCCCGGCTTGAACAATGACGCGAACGTGATCGGAGAACCGCGGCCCAGGTCGTAGGTGAACGCGGTGTACGAGGTGGCCGGACGGCCGTCGTTGGCCGCGCCCGAATCGTTCTGGGCGGCGAACACGACGCTTTCGGTGCCCGCCGATTGGTAGGGCTTGCCGGTGATCGTCAGCTCGTAGCCCGACTCTCTGCCGATGGGCGGAAACGTCGCCGCGTAGTCGGCCATCCGGTCGCGTTCACCGGTCAGGTAGCTCGCGACCGCCTGCTGGTCGGGATAGCCGACCGGGAAACTGGCGTGGAACCGGAAACCGGCGTCGGCGCGGTCGATATGGCACTGCGCCGAGGCGTCCACCGTGCCACCGAGATCTGTACACGCCGACTGCGCCGCGACCGCGGGGACCATGCCGAATCCGGCCACCCCAGCGAGCAGTACAGCGGCTGCCGTCCACTTGATCATGACGGTCTCCTTATCCCGGGTAGATGATCGCGCGTTGAACGGAGCCGCCGTTGACCTTCGGCCCGAGCAGAACGTCGGCGGTGTTGGCCGCCGGGTCGAAGGCCAGCAGGGATGTGCCCGGGCCGCAGCCGGCGTGGCCTTCGACGATCAGCTTGTCGCCGGTCGCACCGACGACGCCCACGCTGGAATTGCCGAGGATCGGAATTGTCACCGGCGTGGTGTGCATGTCAGCAGTCAGCTTCGAAACGAAGACCGTGCCGCACGCTCCCAGCGACTGGAGATACGTACCGCTGGGCAACTGCCAGGCAGCCGCATCGTGCAGGTCGCGGCCGAATCCGGAATCCTGTTGACCGGTGTTGGGTGCGGTCAGCGCGGCCGGCTGGCCGCCGTCGGTGGGGATAGTCCAAAGTTGGTCCCCCTGGGAGGTGACGTCGGTGCAATCGGCGAGCACCACCGACGGGGTCCACCACCGAACCGGCCGGCATGAGGTGATCGTGTCCGGCACCGGCAGCGTCCGGCTCACAACCCCGTCCTCGCCGAGCATCACCATGCCCTTGTCGCCGCTGGCCACCAGTTGAGTGCGGTCCGACGAGGACAGGAAGCTACCGGTGAACCTGCCGGCGGCACCGAGATCGGTGGGATAGCGCACCTGCTCGGCACCGTTCAGGTCGACCCGCCGCAGCGCGGACTTCTCGGTGTAGCCCGGCGCGAGCAGAACCGATCGATCGGTCGGCCCGGCGTACTCCCCGGCGACGGCGGCGGGAACCTCAAAGGTGACGTGGACGCCCGTGGTCAGGTCGATATCGGTGAAGGTGGTTCGCACTTCGGGCGTGCTGGGATCGGCGCAATGCCAACCCTGTGCGTCATGCGATTGCGGGCACCTGTCGACCTCCTGGAGCAGGGCGTGCCGGCCGTCGCGCGACCAGTCCGCCAGGCCGACGGGATGCCCGGGGTTGTCCCTGCCGGGGTCGGCACCGACGACGGGAAGGCTGCCGACGGCGTAGCGCTTCCCGTTCGGGTCGAGCAGGAACAGCGTGGAGGGCGCGACGCGGGGTTCGCCGTCGGGTACCTGCTCGCCGGGCCGCCGCCCTGGGACCGGGTTCCAGGCGGCGAGCATCCAACCGGCGCCGACCTTCTCCCACGGGACCTGGGCGGCGGTCATCTCGGCGCCGGG from the Mycolicibacterium crocinum genome contains:
- a CDS encoding FAD-containing oxidoreductase, whose product is MTHFDAIIVGAGQAGPPLAGRLTDAGQTVAVIERKLVGGTCVNSGCIPTKTLVASAHTAHAARRGADYGVFTGDISVDMAKVKARKDGIVLGDRSGVESWIEGMPGCTLIRGHARFSDPHTIRVGDDVLTAYRIFLNVGGRAVAPDLPGLADIDYLTNVGILELDTLPEHLVIVGGSYIGLEFAQMYRRFGARVTVLERGPRLTPREDSDVSAAIEEILTDEGITVVTGASDLRFSKRDNGFDVVPAAGAQPIVGSHLLVAVGRQPNTDDLGLDRAGVEVDSRGYIVVDDQLRTTAEHIWAMGDCNGKGAFTHTSYNDYEIVAANLLDNDPRRVSDRVPTYALYIDPPLGRAGMTVDQVRKSGRRALVGKRPMTRVGRAVEKGETQGFMQVVVDADTEEILGAAILGVGGDEVIHSILDIMSAKKPYTAISRTMHIHPTVSELVPTMLQEMTPLT
- a CDS encoding DUF4126 family protein, which gives rise to MNYVLLALLFALLIGIVAGLRAMTPLAVLAWGAMLGWINLADAPHGQWSSWLGNIIAVIVLSLLALGELVTDQLPKTPSRRVPSQFGARIVIGALAGAVIGTPFGHIFSGIGAGMIGAVLGTMGGAAARGALAAKFGKDRPAALLEDAVAIIGGFLIVYLAGVSLA
- the hisG gene encoding ATP phosphoribosyltransferase — its product is MLRVAVPNKGALSESAAEILSEAGYRRRTDPKDLTVIDPVNGVEFFFLRPKDIAIYVGSGQLDFGITGRDLAAESDAPVTERLALGFGSSTFRYAAPAGRQWTVADLAGKRIATAYPNLVRKDLAGRGIEATVIRLDGAVEISIQLGVADAIADVVGSGRTLRLHDLVAFGESLCDSEAVLIERAGNGDDANRAARDQLAARVQGVVFGQQYLMLDYDCPRSVLERATEITPGLESPTIAPLADPDWVAVRALVPRRDVNTIMDELAAIGAKAILASDIRFCRF
- a CDS encoding phosphoribosyl-ATP diphosphatase; translated protein: MEQSQAVKTFEELFAELGERARTRPAGSATVAALDGGVHALGKKILEEAGEVWLAAEHESDEALAEEISQLLYWAQVLMVARGLTLDDIYRKL
- a CDS encoding DUF3298 domain-containing protein, whose translation is MIKWTAAAVLLAGVAGFGMVPAVAAQSACTDLGGTVDASAQCHIDRADAGFRFHASFPVGYPDQQAVASYLTGERDRMADYAATFPPIGRESGYELTITGKPYQSAGTESVVFAAQNDSGAANDGRPATSYTAFTYDLGRGSPITFASLFKPGTTPADVHAAAPNLPAPDDFGVHGYRNFALTDDAMVIFIDQDFLHVGPRSVSVPRSELAALLA